The following nucleotide sequence is from Candidatus Poribacteria bacterium.
GTTGCTGCTCGCCGCCAGACAACCGAACACCACGCTCCCCTACTTTGCTTTCGTATTGTTCTGGAGATTTCATGATGAAGTCGTGCGCATTTGCTGACTTTGCAGCAGCGACAACCTCCTCATGTGATACCGCCTCCGGATTATTTGCTCCTAAGCGAATGTTATATGAAATACTCTCAGCAAACAAATAAGGGGCCTGAAAAACGATCCCAATGTGTGCGCGCAGCGATTGAACTTGTATCTCATTAATAGGAGCGTTGTCTATCAAAATATTACCATGTTGGGGTTCATAGAAACGCGGAATCAAATGAATCAAAGTGCTTTTCCCCGCGCCGCTGGGTCCAACTATCGCAACTGTTTCGCCGGGCTCCGCTTGGAAACTAACCTCTTTCAAAACAAACTGCGATTCGCTATACCCAAAAGAGACATGAGAAAACTCAACATATCCCTCAATCTGTTCTACAGGGATTCCTTCTTGGGATTCTTCCTTGTGTTCATCAAAGAACGCAAAAACCCGCCGTGCGGCAACCATGATGGACGGGATCCTGAGATGAAGGCTTATGAGAGAACGCACAGGACGATATACGCAATCAAACCACATAACCATTGCAAAGAGTTCTCCAACAGTAACCGCGTCTCGTAGGACATAACTACCACCAACTAGAAACACCAAAGCACTTCCTATCCAAGACAGAGGCTGCGAGATATTCCCTACCTGCTGGATTGTTAACTGTTTGATACGGATCGCCACAAGCTGCTTGAGAAACTGATGGAAATTTTTTAAATCGTAGAACTCTTTTCCCAATCCCTTGAGTTCGCTGGAACCTGCAATGCTTTCCTGTAAGTTGCCTGATAGCAAAGCGTTTTGCTCTTGAACTGCCTCACCCATTCGGCGGAGAGGCTTTTCTAAGAAAATAGGCACTAAGACATTTATGCAAGAAATAAACAGAGTGAACAGGCATAACTGCCAATTCACAAATGTCATAGTGATGAGGGTTATAATCAGCAAAACGATATTGATCGGATAGTCGCCTGCAAACACTCCAAAACCTTGGACAGCTTTTGGAGTATCCGATGTGAATAGTGCCATCACTTTCCCTGTAGGATGTGTATCGTAAAATTGGAATCCTAATTTACGGAGGTGACGGTAGGCTTTCAATTGGATGTCTTTCGTACCATTTTCTGAAACCCTTGTAGGAAAATAGACAAACCCAAACGTAAAGATATACATGCCAAGTGCCATCAACCCCCAGAGTCCACAGGCAGGGAGCAACCTATTAGGATTTTTGGCAATAAACACATCGTCAATCAGAATTTTTTCAATCCAAGGGTGAACGAGATAGCCGCTCCAATAGCCAAGTGAGCAAAGAATATAGAATACCTGGAAATACTTATATGGTTTCAGATACGCCAATAGTCGCAGAACGTCTTTCATGTCATGTCCCTTTTAGACTGGAATAGGCATTAGAGAACTGAGGCAAACACGTACGTAGCCAGACTTCAACTGATAAAGCGAACTTCATGTCAATAGAAGGGCGAAAAATATTGTAAGGATTAAAAACACCTAATTTGTACCTTGTCAGTTCTTCTTCCCACCGTTTTTGGCTAACAAAGCCCAACTCAGCGAGAATTGGATTCCTTGCCAAATCATTGAAAGCGTCACGCTCATTTACTAAACCCTGGCGATGGAAATGCGAAAAGTTAGCTCCACCCGACTTCAACCTAACGAGGTCAGGCACGATGCCTTTCATTGATTTCATAAGGATGTACTTTATTTGCCGAGGTTGCCGCTTAAGATGAGGAGGGAGCTGTAGGGCGAAGTTCATCAACTGTCTGTCCTTAAAGGGATGTCGATAAGAAATCCCAAGGGGATCAGCAAGGTATTTACAAGTAAATATTCCATTAAGACTATGGAGGATTGTAAGTATATCAAATTGGGTGGACAGTGGATCCTCTCGTAATTCACGGATTAGGTCGTTAAAACGAGCTTTGGGATTCGTCCGCTGTAGAAAATCTCTATCCAGCCAATTGGATATTTTGGGTTCCCACAAACGGTGCCAGTGTTTGATGGGTAGCAGGACATTATCAGCAATGACTTTCCACATCGGTTGTGTATTTAAAGTGCTGAGTGCAGTAATGTCTTTCCATGCCGTGGCAAACTTACCCGATGTAACATAATCAAATAGGTACATCCATGTAAAAAGCATTATGTGGTCTGCTCCGGCTCCACTTAAAGCAACGGCAAAGCCTTTCTCTGATAGAAGTTTCCATCTTACCTTTGTCTGATTTAACCAGAGTAATATAGGCGTTGGATGATCAAAGTAGACATGTTGATCTCGAATTCCGGAAAGGAACCAACATCCTTTCAAAGAGGCCTTATGCTGTTTTAATCCATAACGTTTAATGACAACTTCTTGGTACTCCGTATCGTCAAAACGCGGTTCATCTGGATCGTAGTAAGA
It contains:
- a CDS encoding ABC transporter ATP-binding protein; translation: MKDVLRLLAYLKPYKYFQVFYILCSLGYWSGYLVHPWIEKILIDDVFIAKNPNRLLPACGLWGLMALGMYIFTFGFVYFPTRVSENGTKDIQLKAYRHLRKLGFQFYDTHPTGKVMALFTSDTPKAVQGFGVFAGDYPINIVLLIITLITMTFVNWQLCLFTLFISCINVLVPIFLEKPLRRMGEAVQEQNALLSGNLQESIAGSSELKGLGKEFYDLKNFHQFLKQLVAIRIKQLTIQQVGNISQPLSWIGSALVFLVGGSYVLRDAVTVGELFAMVMWFDCVYRPVRSLISLHLRIPSIMVAARRVFAFFDEHKEESQEGIPVEQIEGYVEFSHVSFGYSESQFVLKEVSFQAEPGETVAIVGPSGAGKSTLIHLIPRFYEPQHGNILIDNAPINEIQVQSLRAHIGIVFQAPYLFAESISYNIRLGANNPEAVSHEEVVAAAKSANAHDFIMKSPEQYESKVGERGVRLSGGEQQ